AACACCATTGTGGGTTATAGGGTTAGAATAGAGTATTATGGGAAATTTAGTCATGTCTGTACGCAGGGCAGTATATTCATCTCCAGTAACCTGCCCTTCAAGAACATTTTGAATTCTTGCCTTTGATAACGGTCTATCTTCCTCAATTAACAGTTCTAAAATATTTAAACCATTATCCAGATCCGCCTGGGAATAACCAAACATTATAAAGGCATACTTATTCATAAATGTAAGATTACCATTTAAATCTGTTTCAAAAACTGTTTGGGGAAGAAGATCTGCCAGATCTCTGTACTTCTTCTCAGACTTTTTTATATGTTCCTCAGCATTTTTACGACTAGTTATATCTTCAAAAATATATATCCAACCTGTAAAAAGCCCCCCATTATAAACAGGGGCAAATTGAATTTCAATCCATTTAACATCAGATTTTTCAATTTTTAAATTAATATTACCCTCAGCTTTCCCCTTTGGTGAGATTTCATTCCATATTTCAAGTTTTTGACCTGCACTTTGACCAACACATGTATTATCCAATTTAAGAAGTTTCTCTGCCTGGGGATTAATATCCATAATCCTCTCCTGTGTATCTAACACCAAAACCCCATTTTTCATACTGTCAAAGAGGCTTTTATATGCTGGAGGCATAATATCCAGGAGTTTATAACCAACAATACTCCATAATATAAGAATTCCTGAGGCTGTGAGAGCCAGAGGTGTGGGATCAAAGAAGAATGGGATAAGACCTGCAGAATAAAAAGAATTGCTTAATAACGGTATTAATGCTGCTAGAAAAACCATCATTGCCTGACGTTGGTAGATGCGAGATGTTCTAAATAAATTCTGTCCAATTAAGACCAATCCTGCCAGTAAGAGTATATATGAATAAATAGCTGAGGTTATAGCTGCTGGTCCATGAGCGTATAATACCATTAAACCTTCAGATGTCATCACAGGAATGATAAGAGGCCATACAAGTCCGTGCAATTCATTTGTAAATGTCAAGTAGATAGTTGCAACAGGAATTAAAAAAAGAAATATAACTCTGGGTCTTTTTATAACCTCTTGATTCTGAGTGTAATCTAATGTAAAAAGAAACCAAAACGGTGCTGCAGCACTGATCCCAATATAACTGAGTTTAGCCCATAAAATTTTTGAAGCCAAATCTGCAGAAGCAAGCTCCATAGCACTGGTTAACGACCATTCAGCTACAAATAAAAATAATAATGAAAGATACAATGCACCGCTAACTCCCCGTCTTTTCCAAGCCCTCCAAGATAAAAGGAGACTTATTAATGAACTGATAATTAAAATTCCAGAGTAAGCAGTGTACTGTATTTCCATTTTGTATCCTCAAATGTTTTTTAAACCATCTGTTTCTGATTATAAATAGTTTTATTCCTCAACAATATATTCACATACTTTCAAAAGAATTTTACATGTTAAAACCAAAAAATATGATCATGGAAAATGAAAAAACCTGGAAACAGTTCAAGGGAAAGGAAACACCATCTTCCGTTGAGATCAACGAACTCTTCTTTAACAATATTCCTAAAGGTTCTGAAATACTGGATTTTGGTTGTGCATGGGGCAGAATAGCATTCCACCTTCAAAAAAGAGGTTACAATGTAACAGGCTTCGATCTAAACCAAAATGCAGTTGAAACAGCATTAAAAGAAGCAGAGAAAACCAACAAGAAAAATATTTTCCAGGTGCAAT
This sequence is a window from Methanobacterium sp. SMA-27. Protein-coding genes within it:
- a CDS encoding histidine kinase N-terminal 7TM domain-containing protein; its protein translation is MEIQYTAYSGILIISSLISLLLSWRAWKRRGVSGALYLSLLFLFVAEWSLTSAMELASADLASKILWAKLSYIGISAAAPFWFLFTLDYTQNQEVIKRPRVIFLFLIPVATIYLTFTNELHGLVWPLIIPVMTSEGLMVLYAHGPAAITSAIYSYILLLAGLVLIGQNLFRTSRIYQRQAMMVFLAALIPLLSNSFYSAGLIPFFFDPTPLALTASGILILWSIVGYKLLDIMPPAYKSLFDSMKNGVLVLDTQERIMDINPQAEKLLKLDNTCVGQSAGQKLEIWNEISPKGKAEGNINLKIEKSDVKWIEIQFAPVYNGGLFTGWIYIFEDITSRKNAEEHIKKSEKKYRDLADLLPQTVFETDLNGNLTFMNKYAFIMFGYSQADLDNGLNILELLIEEDRPLSKARIQNVLEGQVTGDEYTALRTDMTKFPIILYSNPITHNGVPEGFRGIIIDISELKNVEDKLVASLNEKDVLLQEIHHRVKNNMQIISSLLSLQAKNTENEEASEVLKESRGRVKSMAMIHEKLYHRHNMSKLNMYEYLDSLVRDIITSYSRVSSNIKTEVDADEIYLNIDTALPMGLIVNEMVSNSIKHAFPDENGNINVKLEFDSGEYILTVFDDGIGIPSNIDPFEASSLGLKLVASLSIQLEALLEVHSNNGTTFKLTFKEINDEDDGD